A single genomic interval of Puntigrus tetrazona isolate hp1 chromosome 1, ASM1883169v1, whole genome shotgun sequence harbors:
- the asb5b gene encoding ankyrin repeat and SOCS box protein 5b isoform X2, giving the protein MPEVPRREPEYSDNTPKKRKREDVDDFSEKKKSRWGILISQGSWADRSPLHEAACQGRLLALKTLLSQGYSANIITIDHVTPLHEACLGDHVACARALIEAGANVNATTIDGVTPLFNACSAGSVTCTEVLLEHGAKPQAEVCQPSPIHEASSKGRAACIESLISWGADVDYDIPHLGTPLYIACVSQQLQCTQKLLDGGANVQKGRFLDTPLHAAAQKDCPEIIRVLLDFGANINSRNLELQRPVETAPPSSAAEAVLLLYEATPRSLCQLCRLSIRNYMGRSRLHLIPHLKLPTLLKGFLQYR; this is encoded by the exons ATGCCTGAAGTTCCCCGCAGAGAACCCGAGTACTCAGATAATACTCCCAAGAAAAGAAAGCGTGAGGACGTCGACGatttttctgagaaaaagaaaTCGCGCTGGGGTATTTTGATTAGTCAAG GTTCGTGGGCGGATCGCTCTCCCCTCCATGAAGCTGCGTGTCAGGGTCGACTTCTGGCGCTTAAGACTCTTCTCTCACAG GGATACAGTGCAAATATCATCACCATTGATCATGTGACTCCTCTCCACGAAGCTTGTCTGGGAGATCATGTAGCATGTGCCAGGGCCCTCATAGAAGCTGGTGCCAAT GTGAATGCCACGACCATTGATGGCGTGACCCCACTGTTTAATGCCTGCTCGGCAGGAAGTGTCACCTGCACAGAGGTGCTTTTGGAACATGGAGCAAAACCACAGGCAGAAGTGTGCCAGCCTTCACCCATTCACGAAGCCTCCAGCAAAG GCCGAGCAGCATGCATAGAGTCTCTCATCTCCTGGGGAGCAGATGTAGATTATGACATCCCTCATCTAGGAACACCTCTTTACATTGCCTGTGTCTCTCAGCAGCTCCAGTGTACACAAAAGCTTCTGGATGGAG gaGCAAATGTTCAGAAGGGCCGTTTTCTGGACACACCGCTGCATGCTGCAGCACAGAAGGACTGCCCAGAGATCATCAGAGTGCTACTAGACTTTGGCGCTAACATCAACTCTCGCAACCTGGAGCTACAAAGGCCGGTGGAAACAGCGCCACCCAGCAGTGCGGCAGAGGCTGTGCTTCTTCTTTACGAGG CCACGCCGCGGTCGCTCTGTCAGCTGTGTAGACTGAGTATCAGGAACTACATGGGCCGATCCAGACTGCATCTGATTCCTCACCTCAAACTACCTACACTGCTCAAGGGTTTCCTCCAGTACAGATAG
- the asb5b gene encoding ankyrin repeat and SOCS box protein 5b isoform X1 codes for MTEILEERPFGSHYTNVYLSIFVLFCFKLFLKISLNILTHFYAVKGNRKEAARIAAEFYDFGQGHSSWADRSPLHEAACQGRLLALKTLLSQGYSANIITIDHVTPLHEACLGDHVACARALIEAGANVNATTIDGVTPLFNACSAGSVTCTEVLLEHGAKPQAEVCQPSPIHEASSKGRAACIESLISWGADVDYDIPHLGTPLYIACVSQQLQCTQKLLDGGANVQKGRFLDTPLHAAAQKDCPEIIRVLLDFGANINSRNLELQRPVETAPPSSAAEAVLLLYEATPRSLCQLCRLSIRNYMGRSRLHLIPHLKLPTLLKGFLQYR; via the exons ATGACTGAGATTTTGGAGGAGCGGCCTTTCGGCTCGCACTACACCAACGTCTATCTCTcgatttttgttcttttttgcttcaaattaTTCCTCAAGATCAGTTTAAACATACTGACCCACTTCTATGCGGTCAAAGGAAACCGTAAGGAGGCAGCCCGGATCGCAGCTGAGTTCTATGATTTTGGCCAAGGGCACA GTTCGTGGGCGGATCGCTCTCCCCTCCATGAAGCTGCGTGTCAGGGTCGACTTCTGGCGCTTAAGACTCTTCTCTCACAG GGATACAGTGCAAATATCATCACCATTGATCATGTGACTCCTCTCCACGAAGCTTGTCTGGGAGATCATGTAGCATGTGCCAGGGCCCTCATAGAAGCTGGTGCCAAT GTGAATGCCACGACCATTGATGGCGTGACCCCACTGTTTAATGCCTGCTCGGCAGGAAGTGTCACCTGCACAGAGGTGCTTTTGGAACATGGAGCAAAACCACAGGCAGAAGTGTGCCAGCCTTCACCCATTCACGAAGCCTCCAGCAAAG GCCGAGCAGCATGCATAGAGTCTCTCATCTCCTGGGGAGCAGATGTAGATTATGACATCCCTCATCTAGGAACACCTCTTTACATTGCCTGTGTCTCTCAGCAGCTCCAGTGTACACAAAAGCTTCTGGATGGAG gaGCAAATGTTCAGAAGGGCCGTTTTCTGGACACACCGCTGCATGCTGCAGCACAGAAGGACTGCCCAGAGATCATCAGAGTGCTACTAGACTTTGGCGCTAACATCAACTCTCGCAACCTGGAGCTACAAAGGCCGGTGGAAACAGCGCCACCCAGCAGTGCGGCAGAGGCTGTGCTTCTTCTTTACGAGG CCACGCCGCGGTCGCTCTGTCAGCTGTGTAGACTGAGTATCAGGAACTACATGGGCCGATCCAGACTGCATCTGATTCCTCACCTCAAACTACCTACACTGCTCAAGGGTTTCCTCCAGTACAGATAG
- the spcs3 gene encoding signal peptidase complex subunit 3 translates to MNTVLSRANSLFAFSLSVMAALTFGCFITTAFKDRSVPVDIHVSKVMIKNVDDFTGPRERSDLGFVTFDISANLQPIFDWNVKELFLYLTAEYSTKSNTLNQVVLWDKIVLRGDNTKLNLKDVKSKYFFFDDGNGLRANKNITLTLSWNVVPNAGILPLVMGSGHKSLAFPETYETAKSY, encoded by the exons ATGAATACGGTGTTGTCGAGGGCGAACTCGCTCTTCGCCTTCTCTCTCAGTGTGATGGCGGCTCTCACTTTCGGGTGCTTTATTACCACAGCCTTCAAAGACAGAAGCGTACCGGTGGATATACACGTATCCAAAGTCATGAT taAAAATGTAGACGACTTCACAGGACCGCGAGAGAGAAGTGACTTGGGCTTTGTGACttttgacatttctgcaa atttgcagCCAATATTTGACTGGAATGTGAAGGAGCTCTTTCTTTACCTAACTGCTGAATATTCAACCAAAAGCAAT ACACTCAACCAGGTGGTGCTATGGGACAAGATTGTGTTGAGAGGTGACAACACCAAACTAAACCTGAAGGATGTTAAATCCAAGTACTTCTTCTTTGATGATGGGAACGGTCTAAG GGCAAATAAGAACATCACTCTTACTCTCTCATGGAATGTGGTGCCAAATGCTGGAATCCTGCCATTGGTCATGGGATCAGGACACAAGAGTCTCGCCTTTCCTGAAACATACGAAACGGCAAAGAGCTACTGA